One window of the Cardiocondyla obscurior isolate alpha-2009 linkage group LG05, Cobs3.1, whole genome shotgun sequence genome contains the following:
- the LOC139102396 gene encoding uncharacterized protein: MNNNSKLKNREIIAKKIAQTSDSIRKKYHAMKTGKMEEDIALERHFKPIVEPLKQIVENTVGNNEVESAISKNDSYSLEKKDVLTPKQKRLITASPISLPEEKEESRSTPKRNRLINTSLISLLGEEDESRLTPKRKRSNATSPITASTPIKSALKRSHTIPSTLNETPKFAQQRNFSLRERSHSHSIEDVFDTADEPLVTSIRQKLQTSEGWKTLQTHYGPLGQKYLGAVLRGKKSINIDSVYGVYFNDNGTMIGNKRVDLDKNDNILIDGKKYPGTVGLYELIFMRFPDESSYTDTDKENYKSILMATNAHKRDYNSQNQVKSNKGHKYKNIIAPVLSKKIGQGIPYAVTLNNNKIDYVHWDDPNELVDRLRLLEASRYAGHNAHDNEILSIIEELREVGLIIN, encoded by the coding sequence ATGAATAACAACAGTAAACttaaaaatcgagagataattgcgaagaaaattgctcaaacgagcgattcgattcgcaaaaagtatCATGCCATGAAGACGGGAAAGATGGAAGAAGATATCGCGTTGGAGCGACATTTTAAACCCATCGTTGAGCCTCTTAAACAGATTGTGGAAAACACCGTTGGAAACAACGAAGTTGAATCAGCCATATCAAAAAACGACTCGTATtctctggaaaaaaaagatgtgttaacaccaaaacaaaaacgattaattacggCATCTCCAATATCATtacctgaagaaaaagaagaaagtagatcgacaccaaaacggaatcgattaataaatacatcgcTGATATCTTTATTGGGAGAAGAAGATGAAAGTAGATTGACACCAAAACGAAAACGATCAAATGCAACGTCACCGATAACAGCATCGACTCCAATTAAATCAGCGTTAAAACGATCACACACCATACCGTCCACATTAAACGAGACGCCTAAGTTCGCGCAACaacgaaatttttcattaaggGAACGTTCACACTCACATTCCATTGAAGACGTTTTCGATACCGCAGACGAACCGTTGGTAACATCTATTCGACAAAAGTTGCAAACATCAGAAGGTTGGAAGACTCTTCAAACTCATTATGGACCGTTGGGACAAAAGTATCTAGGCGCTGTtttgagaggaaaaaaatctattaacatcgatagcgtttacggagtttatttcaacgacaaTGGAACGATGATTGGCAACAAGCGTgttgatttagataaaaatgataatatattgatagatggtaaaaagtatCCTGGAACAGTGGGACTTtacgaattgatttttatgagaTTTCCCGATGAGAGCAGTTATACTGAtaccgataaagaaaattataaaagtatactcATGGCAACGAATGCACATAAACGTGACTACAAttctcaaaatcaagtaaagagtaacaaaggtcacaaatataagaatataatcgctcctgtgctgagtaaaaaaattggacaaggtataccatacgctgtaacattaaacaataataaaatcgattatgttcattgggatgatccaaacgagctcgtagatcgtcttcgattgctcgAAGCCTCACGCTATGCAGGTcataacgctcacgacaatgagattttatcaattattgaggAACTTCGCGAAGTGgggcttattataaattga
- the LOC139102808 gene encoding uncharacterized protein: protein MADILIIDDKPIFDNSIVKIETHTYNPYANTTFGYSDEIRIPIQQQDLYTLPCDSFLYIEGKIKIKKPDDKLTAALGNNCVAFMFDEIRYELNGVEIDRNRNVGITSTLKNYISLTSDNAVMLQNAGWSETSTTSEGFFNFCVPLSILLGFCEDYKRVVVNARHELILIRARNDNNSIIGDSKLEPEIELHKIQWRMSHVILNEVNKLSMLRTLDSGRYLSMTFRSWDLYEYPLMQSTTKHSWAVKAATQLEKPRYVIFALQTDRKNVMSKKSTIFDDSYYGNSSYEAFCNVTAFLSYGPFVVIDCSRQNESIKSATVDVRLEFDCKENVPANTTAYCLILHDRIVEYSPLSNVVRKVL from the exons ATGGctgatatattgattattgatgATAAGCCGATCTTTGACAatagtattgttaaaattgaaactcatACGTACAACCCATATGCTAACACAACGTTTGGATATAGTGATGAAATACGGATACCAATACAACAACAGGATTTGTATACGTTGCCATGTGACAGTTTTCTCTATattgagggaaaaataaaaataaaaaaacctgaCGATAAGTTAACAGCTGCGCtaggaaataattgtgtagcATTTATGTTCGATGAAATCCGTTATGAACTCAATGGTGTAGAAATTGATCGcaacagaaacgttggaataactagcactcttaaaaattatatatcgctaaCATCTGATAATGCTGTGATGCTGCAAAATGCTGGATGGAGTGAAACATCAACTACGTCAGaaggattctttaatttttgtgtacccctcagtatattgttaggtttctgtgaagattataaacgagtggttgtcaacgctcgccatgaattaattttaatacgcgctcgcaatgataataattccattattgGAGATTCAAAATTAGAGCcagaaattgaattgcataaaatacagTGGCGAATGTCTCATGTCATATTAAATGAggtcaataaattatccatGCTGCGAACTTTGGATAGTGGGCGATATTTAAGCATGacttttcgctcatgggatttGTATGAATATCCTCTTATGCAGAGTACTACAAAACATTCTTGGGCCGTCAAGGCTGCAACGCAACTTGAAAAACCTCGATacgttatctttgctctgcaaaccgatcgcaaaaacgttatgtctaaaaaatcaaccatttttgatgatt CTTATTATGGCAACAGTTCTTATGAGGCTTTTTGCAATGTAACAGCATTTCTATCATATGGACCATTTGTTGTTATCGATTGCTCGCGACAGAACGAGTCAATCAAAAGCGCCACTGTAGACGTGCGATTAGAATTTGATTGCAAGGAAAATGTTCCTGCAAATACAACCGCATATTGTCTTATTTTACATGATCGCATAGTTGAATATAGTCCACTGTCTAACGTTGTGCGCAAGGTCTTATAA